A genomic region of Mycobacterium senriense contains the following coding sequences:
- a CDS encoding acyl-CoA dehydrogenase family protein, translating to MKLEQDPEIEGFRAEVRGFLEKHRPPVRTMGKAGVRAPDAEDIPALRTWTAQLFEAGYVGADWPAEWGGTGTKDALRATVVGEEMARARVPAPIGAGLLAAAALIHCGRPDQQKRYLPRIRTGEDIWCQLFSEPSAGSDLASLTTRARRDGDDFVVDGQKVWTTNGQHAQLGYLLARTNPDAPKHAGITAFVLDMTSPGVDVRPLREITGTSDFNEVFFDGVRIPADNVLGEVDQGWKVATTSLVEERSSVGTAGIIQLRAVRDAVAMARSLRRGSGPALDNEAVRQDIGRLYAAARVSVRLGQYNLSRAMSGDSDAGDAPLAKVLYSETNLALTEFGLGLQGTDALLTEDDPEAIAGGWWQDAFLYSRALTIAGGANEVLRNMIAERSLGLPREPRGS from the coding sequence ATGAAGCTGGAACAGGACCCCGAAATCGAGGGATTCCGCGCCGAGGTCAGAGGTTTCCTCGAAAAGCACCGCCCGCCGGTGCGCACGATGGGTAAAGCCGGGGTGCGTGCGCCCGACGCCGAGGACATTCCGGCCCTGCGGACATGGACCGCCCAGCTGTTCGAGGCCGGGTATGTCGGCGCTGACTGGCCCGCCGAATGGGGCGGTACCGGCACCAAGGACGCGCTGCGCGCGACGGTCGTCGGCGAAGAAATGGCGCGGGCTCGGGTACCCGCGCCGATCGGCGCCGGCCTGCTGGCCGCCGCGGCGCTCATCCACTGCGGGCGCCCCGACCAGCAGAAGCGCTACCTGCCGCGGATCCGGACCGGCGAGGACATCTGGTGTCAGCTCTTCAGCGAACCCAGCGCCGGCAGCGACCTGGCGAGCCTGACCACCCGCGCGCGTCGCGACGGCGATGACTTCGTCGTCGACGGTCAAAAGGTGTGGACCACCAACGGCCAACACGCCCAACTCGGCTACCTGCTAGCGCGGACCAACCCCGATGCACCCAAGCATGCCGGCATCACCGCGTTCGTCCTGGACATGACGAGCCCGGGCGTCGACGTGCGGCCGCTACGCGAAATCACCGGCACCAGCGACTTCAACGAAGTCTTCTTCGATGGCGTGCGGATACCCGCGGACAACGTGCTCGGTGAAGTCGACCAAGGCTGGAAGGTCGCCACCACCAGCCTGGTCGAGGAGCGGTCCAGTGTGGGCACCGCGGGCATCATCCAGTTGCGTGCGGTGCGTGACGCGGTGGCGATGGCACGGTCCCTGCGGCGCGGATCCGGCCCAGCGCTGGACAACGAAGCGGTCCGCCAGGACATCGGCCGGCTCTATGCGGCCGCGCGAGTCAGCGTTCGGCTGGGCCAGTACAACCTGTCGCGCGCGATGAGTGGCGATTCCGATGCAGGCGATGCTCCCTTGGCCAAGGTGCTCTACAGCGAGACCAATCTCGCGCTCACCGAGTTCGGGCTCGGGTTGCAGGGCACCGATGCGTTGCTCACCGAAGATGACCCCGAGGCGATCGCGGGTGGTTGGTGGCAGGACGCCTTCCTGTATTCGCGGGCTCTGACGATCGCCGGTGGCGCCAACGAGGTATTGCGCAACATGATCGCCGAGCGCTCGCTTGGACTGCCCAGGGAACCGCGCGGTTCTTGA
- a CDS encoding acyl-CoA dehydrogenase family protein has protein sequence MDFTVSDEQRMLLESSRKLLARESPINRVRELADDGHGYDERVWQLGAELGWAGLLIAEEYDGLGRDLVDVALIAEEHGRTVQPGPLIGNTLAAVAISQSGRDDLRSGILPLLASGRGVAAWAFAESRQPWDADGVCTVATEHTDGFRLSGVKVAVQDADGAGWIVVTAQLGGRLAQFLVDRQAAGIVVRQQRTLDITRQLDEVVFDDAVVPASALLHAGEAAEAAVAHQNRCGAVLVSADNIGVGEAVLEMTVQYAKLRVQFGRPIGSFQAVKHKCATMRMWLQASKAATYYAAMAVAAEADDAQEAASVAKAYTSSAIAALTSEALQVHGGIGFTWEHDLHLYHRRAKANQVLFGDPYLHHERLAAALETATA, from the coding sequence GTGGATTTCACCGTAAGCGATGAACAACGGATGCTCCTGGAAAGCAGCCGTAAGTTGCTGGCACGCGAATCGCCGATCAACCGCGTGCGTGAACTCGCCGACGACGGACACGGCTACGACGAGCGCGTCTGGCAGTTGGGCGCGGAACTAGGGTGGGCCGGGTTACTCATCGCTGAGGAGTATGACGGTCTGGGGCGCGATCTGGTGGACGTCGCGCTGATCGCCGAAGAACACGGCCGGACGGTGCAGCCGGGCCCACTCATCGGTAATACCCTTGCGGCAGTGGCGATCTCACAGTCGGGACGCGATGACCTGCGCTCGGGGATTCTGCCGCTGCTTGCCAGTGGGCGGGGCGTCGCCGCGTGGGCCTTCGCGGAGTCGCGCCAGCCGTGGGACGCCGACGGAGTATGCACGGTGGCTACCGAGCACACTGACGGTTTCCGGCTGAGCGGCGTCAAGGTCGCCGTGCAGGATGCCGACGGCGCGGGCTGGATTGTGGTTACCGCCCAACTGGGAGGCCGGTTGGCGCAGTTCCTCGTCGACCGACAGGCCGCGGGAATCGTTGTGCGGCAACAGCGCACCCTCGATATCACCCGACAGCTCGATGAGGTCGTGTTCGATGATGCCGTGGTGCCGGCGTCGGCGCTGCTGCACGCAGGTGAGGCCGCGGAAGCAGCTGTTGCGCACCAAAACCGCTGTGGCGCAGTACTCGTCAGCGCCGACAACATCGGTGTCGGCGAAGCCGTGTTGGAGATGACCGTCCAGTACGCAAAGCTGCGGGTGCAGTTCGGACGCCCCATCGGTAGCTTCCAGGCCGTCAAACACAAGTGCGCGACCATGCGGATGTGGCTACAGGCCTCGAAGGCGGCCACGTATTACGCCGCGATGGCCGTGGCTGCCGAGGCTGATGATGCCCAGGAAGCCGCGAGCGTCGCGAAGGCTTACACCTCTTCGGCGATCGCCGCTCTGACCAGTGAGGCCCTCCAGGTGCACGGCGGTATCGGCTTCACCTGGGAGCACGACCTGCATCTCTATCATCGCCGGGCCAAGGCGAACCAGGTCCTGTTCGGTGATCCGTACCTGCACCACGAGCGGCTCGCGGCCGCCCTGGAAACCGCTACTGCCTAG
- a CDS encoding alpha/beta hydrolase gives MPSIPGTWIDPEIRESLVGFPDFDFCTEHLPAMRAGSAFEPQSAPDIKRVELTTERGDVALSLLRPVESAAEPPVLFWMHGGGMVIGSRHMDDARLIEWCRWLGCICVSVEYRLAPESPYPKPLDDCEAGLRFVIEHARELEVDSRLVGIGGRSAGGALAAGLALRWRDHANAPLAFQYLEYPMLDDRGLTASSQLEGLPVWTRESNAFGWRSYLGDRCGGDDVPVDAAPARATELSGLPSTFIGVGTADCLRDESIDFAARLCGAAVPTELHVYAGAVHGFDMFADTAVARTAARDSADWLARQFGRRTTV, from the coding sequence ATGCCGTCGATTCCAGGCACCTGGATCGACCCGGAGATTCGCGAAAGCCTCGTCGGATTCCCCGATTTCGACTTCTGCACCGAGCACCTTCCGGCGATGCGTGCCGGATCGGCGTTCGAGCCGCAGTCCGCGCCCGACATCAAGCGCGTCGAGCTGACCACCGAACGTGGCGATGTCGCACTGTCGTTGCTACGGCCGGTCGAATCCGCGGCCGAGCCGCCCGTCCTGTTCTGGATGCACGGCGGCGGAATGGTGATCGGCAGCCGGCACATGGACGATGCCCGTCTGATCGAATGGTGCCGCTGGTTGGGCTGCATCTGCGTCAGCGTCGAGTACCGGCTGGCGCCCGAATCGCCTTACCCCAAGCCGTTGGACGACTGCGAGGCTGGGCTGCGCTTCGTCATCGAGCATGCCCGCGAGCTAGAAGTCGACTCACGGCTGGTCGGTATCGGCGGACGCAGCGCCGGTGGGGCGTTGGCGGCGGGCTTGGCCCTGCGGTGGCGCGATCATGCAAACGCCCCCTTGGCATTTCAATACCTGGAGTATCCGATGCTCGATGACCGCGGCCTCACCGCGTCGAGCCAGCTCGAGGGATTGCCGGTGTGGACCCGTGAATCCAATGCGTTTGGCTGGCGCAGTTATCTCGGCGACCGATGTGGCGGTGATGACGTGCCAGTCGATGCGGCGCCCGCACGGGCGACCGAATTAAGCGGCCTGCCATCGACTTTCATCGGTGTCGGCACGGCCGACTGCCTGCGCGACGAATCGATCGATTTCGCCGCGCGACTGTGCGGGGCGGCGGTGCCCACCGAACTGCATGTCTACGCGGGCGCCGTGCATGGCTTCGACATGTTCGCCGACACGGCGGTCGCTCGAACCGCGGCACGTGATAGCGCCGACTGGCTGGCCCGCCAGTTCGGCCGGCGCACCACCGTCTAG
- a CDS encoding SDR family oxidoreductase, with product MTVDNVLVITGGAGGMGLACARALADRGRLLLVDVREDLLDQARKALSGHGADVETLRCNVSFPADAAAVADRVRELGRLRCLVHTAGVSPEMADAATVLDVDLAGSVRITDAMLPLVNPGSSAILIGSIAGYSEVPADVESLLDDPLADRFLAAIERAMGHALDSATAYVLAKRGVVRLAERLATPWGKRGGRTVAISPGLIDTPMGRLELDRQEIIPAMIEVTPVKRPDRPLPGRPEDIAATVAFLESDAAAFISGCDIRVDGGLVGAGKHLMGVG from the coding sequence ATGACCGTGGACAACGTTCTGGTGATCACCGGAGGTGCGGGCGGTATGGGGCTGGCCTGCGCCCGCGCACTGGCCGATCGTGGCCGCCTACTGCTCGTGGACGTGCGCGAGGATCTACTCGACCAGGCGCGCAAGGCCCTGAGCGGACACGGGGCTGACGTCGAGACGCTGCGCTGCAACGTCTCGTTCCCCGCCGACGCCGCCGCGGTCGCCGACCGCGTACGTGAGCTCGGGCGGCTGCGCTGCCTGGTGCACACCGCGGGCGTCTCACCGGAAATGGCCGATGCGGCGACGGTGCTCGACGTCGACTTGGCCGGATCGGTGCGGATTACCGACGCCATGCTCCCTTTGGTCAACCCGGGAAGCTCCGCGATCCTGATCGGATCGATCGCCGGATACAGCGAGGTCCCCGCCGACGTCGAATCGTTGCTGGACGACCCGCTGGCCGATCGCTTCCTCGCCGCGATCGAACGGGCGATGGGCCATGCGCTCGACAGCGCCACGGCCTACGTCCTGGCCAAACGCGGGGTGGTCCGGCTAGCGGAACGACTGGCCACGCCTTGGGGCAAGAGGGGTGGACGCACCGTCGCGATTTCGCCCGGCCTGATCGACACGCCCATGGGCCGGTTGGAACTGGATCGTCAGGAGATCATCCCGGCCATGATCGAGGTGACCCCGGTCAAGCGCCCGGATCGGCCGCTGCCCGGGCGGCCCGAGGACATCGCCGCCACGGTGGCCTTCCTGGAGTCCGACGCCGCGGCGTTCATCTCCGGCTGCGACATCCGCGTCGACGGTGGACTTGTTGGCGCGGGTAAGCACCTGATGGGAGTCGGCTAA
- a CDS encoding ferredoxin produces MKVTVEPDLCEANGLCVAAAPEVFDLVDDDIVDILLPEPPSEMESAVAEAVVACPKQALRLLAE; encoded by the coding sequence ATGAAGGTGACAGTAGAGCCCGATCTCTGTGAAGCCAACGGATTATGCGTGGCAGCCGCGCCCGAAGTGTTCGACCTCGTCGACGACGACATCGTCGACATCCTCCTTCCAGAACCGCCTTCGGAGATGGAGTCGGCGGTCGCTGAGGCGGTGGTTGCTTGCCCTAAGCAGGCATTGCGACTACTCGCGGAGTGA
- a CDS encoding amidohydrolase family protein: protein MLPDDAKIISVDDHVIEHPRVWLDRVPAKYADVAPRIVKLPDGNDTWLYEGSQSGNFALNAVAGKHPRDFGMDPRSYDDMLPGCHEIADRIKDMDTEGVWAQLCFPNFGGFAGSTFHKAKDKDFAKLCISAYNDFILDEWCAYAPERQIPLMMVPFWDIEASVAEVERTAAKGAKSISFIEAPHKVGLPSFHTDHWDPLLRVCEEAGLPLSMHFGSGGMPLGLAPDGDLFIGIALFGLNSMMATVDLLMSEVFYKFPKLKVALSEGGIGWMPYLLERIDYSFGRHKYWCNINADKLPSELFREHIYGCFISDRSGIEQRHRIGVDNIMFESDYPHSDSNWPHTGKLLAEHLVDVPDDEARKIVELNARTVYNFWA, encoded by the coding sequence ATGCTGCCCGACGACGCCAAGATCATCTCCGTCGACGACCACGTCATCGAGCACCCCCGAGTGTGGCTGGATCGAGTTCCCGCCAAGTACGCCGACGTGGCTCCACGCATCGTCAAGCTCCCCGACGGCAATGACACCTGGCTCTATGAGGGCAGCCAGTCAGGCAACTTTGCCCTCAACGCCGTCGCGGGCAAGCATCCCCGCGATTTCGGAATGGACCCGCGCAGCTACGACGACATGTTGCCCGGGTGTCATGAAATCGCCGACCGTATCAAGGACATGGACACCGAGGGCGTATGGGCGCAGTTGTGCTTCCCCAACTTCGGCGGATTCGCCGGGAGCACATTTCACAAGGCCAAGGACAAGGACTTCGCCAAGCTCTGCATCAGCGCCTACAACGACTTCATCCTCGACGAATGGTGCGCCTACGCCCCGGAACGTCAGATCCCGCTGATGATGGTTCCGTTCTGGGACATCGAGGCCTCGGTCGCCGAAGTCGAGCGCACCGCCGCCAAGGGCGCGAAGTCCATCTCCTTCATCGAGGCGCCGCACAAGGTCGGACTGCCGTCGTTTCACACCGACCACTGGGATCCGCTGCTGCGCGTCTGCGAGGAAGCTGGGCTGCCGCTGTCCATGCATTTCGGCTCCGGTGGGATGCCGCTGGGCCTTGCTCCCGACGGGGACCTGTTCATCGGCATCGCATTGTTCGGCTTGAACTCGATGATGGCCACCGTCGACTTGCTGATGTCCGAGGTGTTCTACAAATTTCCCAAACTCAAGGTCGCGCTCTCCGAGGGTGGAATCGGATGGATGCCCTATCTGTTGGAGCGCATCGACTACTCGTTCGGCCGACACAAGTACTGGTGCAACATCAACGCCGACAAGCTGCCGTCGGAGCTTTTTCGCGAGCACATCTATGGGTGCTTCATCTCCGACCGTTCCGGGATCGAGCAGCGTCATCGCATCGGCGTGGACAACATCATGTTCGAAAGTGACTACCCGCATTCGGATTCCAACTGGCCGCACACCGGCAAGCTGCTCGCCGAACACCTGGTGGACGTGCCCGACGACGAAGCGCGCAAAATCGTCGAGCTTAACGCCCGCACCGTCTACAACTTCTGGGCCTAA
- a CDS encoding thiolase family protein: MPDALILSAARTPIGRARKGSLISVDAYQLAEIAVRAAVERSQIPVADLEDLFLAESLQGGGVIGRNIAVRLGMTNVPGVAINRHCASGVTAVQLAAATILAGMADVIVAGGTESASTMPRLTKLAPGAQEPAPWSPQSHPDAPGVPAFDMSVTIGENTARLHHVTREQADAWSARSQQRALNAIAKGYFDDEIVAVPINHGKVVFGTDEHPRDTTPEILAGLKVLHPEIAGAVVTAGNSAGINDAAAALVIGSSDFATTRGLTPLARIRGWASVGVEVEHTGMAPVTAIPLALKRSGLTLADVDLFEINEAFATMAVACTRDLGLDESIVNVNGSGISLGHPIAATGARMLVSIVHELARRDSGIGVVAMCAGGGMGSALVVERI, encoded by the coding sequence ATGCCTGACGCCCTCATTCTTTCCGCCGCCAGAACGCCAATTGGCAGGGCCCGCAAGGGCTCTCTGATATCCGTAGATGCCTATCAGCTTGCCGAGATCGCCGTCCGTGCGGCAGTCGAACGGTCACAGATCCCCGTCGCGGACCTCGAGGACCTGTTCCTCGCGGAGTCACTGCAGGGCGGCGGGGTGATTGGTCGCAACATCGCGGTGCGGCTCGGGATGACGAACGTGCCTGGGGTGGCGATCAACCGGCACTGCGCCTCCGGCGTCACCGCGGTGCAGTTGGCTGCCGCCACCATCTTGGCCGGCATGGCAGATGTGATCGTCGCGGGCGGAACGGAAAGCGCAAGCACCATGCCGCGGTTGACCAAGTTGGCACCCGGTGCGCAGGAACCAGCCCCGTGGTCGCCGCAGAGCCATCCGGATGCCCCCGGCGTTCCTGCCTTCGACATGTCTGTCACCATCGGCGAAAACACGGCCCGGCTGCACCATGTCACCCGCGAGCAGGCCGACGCCTGGTCCGCTCGCTCACAGCAGCGAGCGCTCAATGCGATTGCCAAGGGGTACTTCGACGACGAGATCGTCGCCGTTCCCATCAACCACGGCAAAGTCGTGTTTGGCACGGACGAGCATCCGCGGGACACTACGCCCGAAATCCTTGCCGGGCTGAAGGTGCTGCACCCGGAAATAGCCGGTGCCGTTGTCACCGCGGGAAACTCCGCGGGCATTAACGACGCCGCCGCCGCGCTGGTTATCGGCAGCTCTGACTTCGCAACCACCCGCGGCCTGACACCACTGGCACGAATCCGGGGTTGGGCATCCGTCGGCGTAGAGGTCGAGCACACCGGGATGGCCCCGGTGACCGCAATCCCGTTGGCACTCAAGCGCAGTGGTCTCACATTGGCAGACGTGGACCTTTTCGAGATCAACGAAGCGTTTGCCACGATGGCAGTGGCGTGCACGCGCGACCTCGGACTGGACGAGTCAATCGTGAACGTGAACGGTAGCGGTATCAGCCTCGGTCACCCCATCGCAGCGACCGGCGCCCGGATGCTGGTATCGATCGTTCATGAACTCGCACGGCGCGATTCGGGCATCGGGGTGGTGGCGATGTGCGCCGGGGGAGGGATGGGTTCGGCGTTGGTGGTCGAACGGATCTAG
- a CDS encoding cytochrome P450, producing MSADGSVLEFEPFKPGPREELPAVYAELRERFPVYRSASNIWVISRFDDVKAVQSNPAVFSSRPNPYEGDSVPADAEMKPEVIERLIALTAGIPVDLEEMASAKTIAAADPPQHTRMRRIVSRGFTPPRIKDMADAITEIVDRCLSGIGELPSFDVVERLAVPLPVEMICHILGIDRSEYGRAKRWSDAFAAAAGNTFNSAAERHELMLKNLKEFSTYFVPLIEARRVEPRNDLVSAMVAAIDNESLSNVETLMVAITIMVAGNETTTNLIGNTVVELLSNPDQLKLLLDDPSLLPNAVDEANRLTTPIQFAFREAIEDTVVADTTIPKGAIIALHMAAANRDPRRFDDPDRFLITRPPGKNLAFGHGIHFCLGAHLAGQEVRAAIGGLLPHLDRLELTGAALQRNPTALLNGWQRVELAWVS from the coding sequence TTGTCGGCCGACGGAAGTGTGCTGGAGTTCGAGCCGTTCAAGCCTGGTCCCCGGGAGGAGTTGCCCGCGGTTTACGCGGAGCTGAGAGAGCGGTTTCCCGTCTACCGGAGTGCGTCGAACATCTGGGTGATATCGCGATTTGATGACGTGAAGGCGGTGCAGTCGAATCCTGCGGTCTTCTCGTCGCGCCCCAACCCCTATGAGGGAGATTCCGTACCGGCGGACGCCGAGATGAAGCCCGAAGTCATCGAGCGGCTCATTGCCCTGACTGCGGGAATCCCCGTCGATCTCGAGGAGATGGCGTCCGCCAAAACGATCGCGGCCGCCGACCCGCCCCAACACACGCGTATGCGCAGGATTGTGAGCAGGGGTTTCACGCCCCCTCGAATCAAGGACATGGCCGACGCGATCACTGAGATCGTCGACCGTTGCCTCAGCGGAATCGGCGAGCTTCCCAGCTTCGATGTTGTTGAGCGGCTGGCCGTTCCGCTGCCGGTGGAGATGATCTGCCACATACTTGGTATCGATCGAAGTGAGTACGGGCGCGCCAAGCGCTGGTCCGACGCCTTCGCTGCCGCAGCTGGCAACACTTTCAACAGTGCCGCAGAACGCCACGAGTTGATGTTGAAGAATCTCAAGGAGTTCAGCACGTACTTCGTGCCGCTGATCGAGGCGAGGCGAGTTGAGCCGAGGAACGATTTAGTCAGCGCGATGGTCGCGGCGATCGACAACGAGTCCCTGAGCAATGTCGAAACATTGATGGTGGCGATCACCATTATGGTCGCCGGCAACGAGACGACGACAAACCTCATCGGCAATACCGTAGTCGAACTGCTGTCCAATCCCGACCAGCTCAAGCTGCTGCTCGACGATCCGTCCTTGCTGCCCAACGCGGTCGATGAGGCGAACCGGCTGACAACGCCGATCCAGTTCGCGTTTCGCGAGGCGATCGAAGACACCGTGGTTGCCGATACGACGATCCCGAAGGGAGCCATCATTGCGCTGCACATGGCCGCCGCCAATCGCGATCCGCGTCGTTTCGATGACCCGGACCGCTTCCTGATCACTAGGCCCCCTGGCAAGAACCTGGCATTCGGGCACGGCATCCACTTCTGTCTGGGCGCCCACCTCGCCGGCCAAGAAGTACGGGCCGCGATCGGCGGCTTACTACCGCACCTCGACCGCCTCGAATTGACCGGTGCTGCGCTGCAACGTAATCCGACAGCATTGCTCAACGGATGGCAACGGGTCGAACTAGCGTGGGTGTCCTAG
- a CDS encoding carboxymuconolactone decarboxylase family protein: MSEWTDRDDRQRVAHAEYEHIMCAPAPAPVSAYIDGGVIGFVFAEMWRRGVLTPRDRRWITLACVGMADAPVPMETHCYAALKSNDVTKEEIDEFLLFFGTQAGWPKGSSMLTYIMAAFAKIAEEDGEALTFAKFVPWADPVADGVRRARGEAAYAAVHGAAPAPPRTSFQAVGDLDYLYGEIWSRDEYLTPRDRRLVAISCSAALGIDAETTDQLESALRSGDLTFDELQEVVMHIAVYLGWIVARRLDHLLVAAAKNTGTDN, from the coding sequence ATGAGCGAATGGACCGATCGCGATGACCGTCAACGGGTCGCCCATGCGGAGTACGAGCACATCATGTGCGCGCCGGCCCCTGCCCCGGTCAGCGCCTACATTGATGGCGGAGTGATCGGGTTCGTCTTCGCCGAGATGTGGCGCCGCGGTGTGCTCACGCCTCGCGATCGGCGCTGGATCACCCTTGCGTGCGTCGGGATGGCCGACGCACCCGTGCCCATGGAGACCCACTGTTACGCCGCCCTCAAGAGCAACGACGTGACGAAGGAGGAGATCGACGAGTTCCTGCTCTTCTTCGGCACCCAGGCGGGTTGGCCCAAGGGCTCGTCGATGCTCACTTACATCATGGCTGCCTTCGCCAAAATCGCCGAGGAGGACGGCGAGGCGCTGACCTTCGCGAAATTCGTCCCGTGGGCCGATCCGGTTGCCGACGGCGTCCGCCGAGCCCGAGGTGAGGCGGCATACGCGGCAGTGCACGGAGCCGCGCCTGCACCGCCACGCACCTCATTTCAAGCCGTGGGCGACCTCGACTACCTCTACGGCGAGATCTGGAGCCGCGATGAGTACCTCACCCCGCGCGACCGACGGCTAGTCGCAATCTCTTGCAGCGCCGCCCTCGGGATCGATGCGGAGACGACCGATCAGCTCGAGTCTGCCTTGCGCAGCGGCGATCTCACGTTCGACGAGCTGCAAGAGGTCGTCATGCACATCGCGGTATATCTCGGTTGGATTGTGGCGCGTCGCCTCGATCACCTCCTGGTGGCGGCGGCGAAGAATACCGGCACAGACAACTGA
- a CDS encoding TetR/AcrR family transcriptional regulator, translating into MSTSVSSPVGASAKQRLVLTAERLFAQHGLDGVPLRLIGTTAGMANKSAVQYHFGSKDALVEAILANRLEHLTRRRQLLGARMSADDLRSVVEAHQLPLIELAEDETCYYLPFLEQLLRYDYRTSPLSTLPAPHRESHQAYIDHVGALIDHVPQPLRDDRIHRVSAMCVHACADRHRARVFGTTMSTYAVHVSALLDGMVAFLTAVPSAETLTALQGSTSDRPRMRALP; encoded by the coding sequence ATGTCCACGTCGGTCTCCAGCCCGGTAGGCGCGTCGGCCAAGCAGCGGTTGGTGCTCACCGCAGAGCGACTCTTCGCCCAGCACGGTCTCGACGGTGTTCCACTCCGACTGATTGGCACCACGGCAGGAATGGCGAACAAGTCTGCCGTGCAGTACCACTTCGGATCGAAAGATGCACTCGTCGAAGCGATCCTGGCGAACCGACTCGAACACCTCACCCGCCGAAGACAATTGCTCGGGGCGCGCATGTCCGCGGACGACCTGCGAAGCGTGGTCGAGGCGCATCAGCTCCCACTCATCGAGCTAGCCGAAGACGAAACTTGCTACTACTTGCCCTTCCTCGAACAACTGTTGCGCTACGACTACCGAACCAGCCCGCTATCCACCCTGCCAGCTCCCCATCGCGAATCGCATCAGGCGTACATCGACCACGTCGGCGCCCTGATCGACCACGTGCCGCAGCCGCTGCGCGACGACCGCATTCATCGGGTATCGGCGATGTGCGTGCACGCCTGCGCCGACCGCCACCGTGCGCGCGTGTTTGGGACGACCATGTCGACTTACGCCGTCCATGTCAGCGCACTGCTGGACGGGATGGTTGCCTTTCTTACAGCGGTTCCCTCGGCCGAGACACTGACCGCGCTCCAAGGATCCACGTCCGACCGTCCGCGAATGCGGGCCCTGCCCTGA
- a CDS encoding mycofactocin-coupled SDR family oxidoreductase, whose product MSARFEGRVAFITGVARGQGRSHAVRLARDGANIIGIDICADIPANHYPMASRDELDETVELVEREGAKIVASVADVRDFHQVKAALDAGVAHFGRLDIVCANAGIAPVAFRELTLEEELDQWRAATGVILDGSYHTASAAIPHLIAGQRGGSIVFTSSTAGLKGFGGLQGGGLGYAAAKHGIVGLMRTLANVLAPHSIRVNTVHPTAVRTMMAVNPAMTEFLEHYPEGGVHLQNPMPIDMIEPEDVSAAIAFLASDEAKYVTGVTFPVDAGFCNKL is encoded by the coding sequence ATGTCAGCACGATTCGAGGGGCGCGTCGCATTCATCACCGGGGTCGCCCGCGGCCAGGGCCGCAGTCACGCGGTGCGTCTGGCCCGGGACGGCGCCAACATCATCGGGATCGACATCTGCGCCGACATCCCGGCCAACCACTATCCGATGGCATCGCGCGATGAACTCGACGAAACCGTCGAACTTGTCGAGCGTGAGGGCGCCAAGATCGTCGCCAGCGTGGCTGATGTCCGCGATTTCCACCAGGTCAAGGCTGCACTGGACGCCGGCGTAGCGCACTTCGGTCGGCTTGACATCGTGTGCGCGAACGCCGGCATTGCGCCGGTCGCCTTCCGCGAGCTAACCCTCGAGGAGGAACTCGACCAATGGCGCGCCGCGACCGGGGTAATCCTTGACGGCTCTTACCACACCGCTTCGGCGGCGATACCGCATCTCATCGCTGGCCAACGGGGTGGGTCGATCGTGTTCACTAGCTCGACCGCGGGATTGAAAGGCTTCGGCGGCCTGCAGGGCGGAGGACTCGGATACGCTGCGGCGAAGCACGGAATCGTCGGACTGATGCGCACACTGGCGAATGTGCTGGCGCCCCACAGCATTCGGGTCAACACCGTGCACCCGACCGCCGTGCGGACCATGATGGCGGTCAATCCAGCCATGACCGAATTCCTAGAGCACTACCCAGAGGGTGGTGTGCATCTGCAGAATCCAATGCCCATCGACATGATAGAACCCGAGGACGTCAGTGCGGCCATCGCCTTTCTGGCGTCCGATGAGGCCAAGTACGTCACCGGCGTCACCTTCCCAGTCGACGCCGGCTTCTGCAACAAGCTTTGA